Below is a genomic region from Vibrio mimicus.
AACCGTGTGGTATTACGCGAACGATTACAGACGTTTGCAGAAAATGAGCACTTAATCGTGATCAAAGTGACCAACTTCAACCAGATTAATGAGAAGTATGGTTATCCCGTCGGAGATAAATTGCTGTGTGATTTGAGCGAGCAGTTTCAACGTTATCTGGATCAGAAACTTGAGGGGTGCAGTGTACTGTATGCGATCGGTGTCGGTGAGTGGGCAACCGTGTTCCATTCTCGAGTGGATGGGAAGGGGATCCATAGCCATTTTTATCAATTTGTTGAGCAGTTGGAACACGTCAACTTCGAGCCGTGGGGGCTGCCGAATGTCGACTATCTCTCGATTTCGTTGTGTGCAGGTTTGGTCAGTCAAAGTGACTTTACCGAACATACACCAGACGATTTATTGCTGCGTGCGATAGAAGCACGCCGCAACGCGTTTAGTAACAATCGTCATTTTTGTAATGCGTCACGGCTTAAAACTCAGGAAACGGTACGTCAAGAGCGGCTTAACTGGCTATCACGCGTTAGCCGAGCTGTGCTGCGTGATGATGTGGTGGTGTACGCACAACCGATTTGTCAGGCACGCAATCACATTGTTGCTTCTTACGAGTGTTTGGTGCGGATTGAAGATGAAGGCGAAATTATTCTTCCCGGCCATTTTCTCCCCATTATTACCGATACGCATCTGTACACTCGTTTAAGCCGGCAGATGATCACCCATACTTTCAATATGATGCGCCATCGGCCAGAAGCGTTTTCCATCAACCTGTCTCCGCAGGACTTAATGAGTGAGCGTACTTTGCTGCATTTAGAAGCGGCGATCAAATCGATGGCGGATCCTTCACGCGTTGGTTTAGAAGTGCTCGAAAGTGAGCAAATTAAAGATTACGGACGGATGATTGAAGTGTGTAACCACTTCCGCTCACTGGGGGCGACCATCATAGTGGATGATTTTGGTAGTGGTTATTCCAACATTGATGAGATAGTGAAGTTAGAGCCACAAGTGATTAAGCTCGATGGTAGCTTGATCCGCAATATTGATCAGGATGCGAAGCAGCGTCGAATCGCAGAACAGCTCGTGAAATTGTGCCAAGTGCTCAATGCAAAAACCGTGGCTGAATTTGTGCATAACCAGACGGTTTGTCGCATCAGTGAGGATATGGGGGTGGATTACCTACAAGGCTACTTCCTAGGTCGCCCAACACGATTGGGGTAGTGGTAAGCTTCAGCCAGCTTGAAGTTGCAGCCGATGCTGCTGCACTTCAAGTCGGGAAAGTAGGACCCTCTATCCAGCAATGGCCGCTTTTATCTGCCTGAAACACGTTCATCGAATAGTGATAAAACTGCTCTAATGCATCGGCCTGCGGCTTGGCTTGAAATTGGCGCAATAAAGCTAACCCAACTTCCAGTGTGCACAGATTGCCTTGCTGCTGATTGCGCCGGAGTCGATAAGCAGAGGCTTGTTGTGTGGTGAGATGGACTCGTGGTAAGTCGGCTAGCCAAGGGCTTTTGCGCTCCATCTTTTTGGCTTCCTGCCACGTTGCATCCAGCACAATAAAGTGCGCGATTTCTTCTGGTTTCAGAGCGTGGATAGCACACTCTAAAGCCACACTCTCTTCTGAAGGGTAAACCAAAAATGATCGCGTATGGGGTTGGGTGATGCGTGCTTGCAACTCGGTGTTGGCAGATACTCGACTCCACGAGTAAGCGTGACACTCTGTCATGGATTTGATCAACCAGCGTCCAGTATTGGTCTCGCGCTGCCACTCATTATCATGGGTGAGCAGCGAGAGTTGAAACGGTGCGCTGAACAGAGGAATAGCAGCACAGAGGCATTGGTATTTTAGCCCGCACTCAGGACACGCCGATCTCACAGTTTGACACCCGATTGCATGGGTGTGAGGCCATCCGAAAACAGGATCACTTGGCTTACCTGATCTGCGCTGGCTTCGGGTGCAACACTTGGGTTAGTGGGGTAACTAATGCCATTGTATTGCAAACGGTGTAGCGCTGGTTTGGCTCCACCACCACGCACGTTGAGCATCAAGTCTTGCCAACCATGTTGGGTCTGTTTACCTAAGTGAATCGGATTTTGTACGAGAGTGATGCGGCTGTTGAACTGCCACTGCTGATTTTGCTGCTCGAAAATCAGCAAAGTACAGCCTCCGGTACCGCACCAATCCAGTTGAACCAGTAATTCAGGTTGCTCATCGCCATTGAGATCATATTTCAACCAACGATATTGGGTTTTATCTGGCGCGGTTTTGTGTAAAGTGAAGTAGCGGCGGATCGCTTGATCCACCTCTTCTTGATAATCCGCGCGTCCTGCGATTTGCTGAGCATGAATAGCCGCTTGGCCTACGATGGGGGGAGGCGTTGCTTCGCTCAGTTCAATCATGGAACGAAACAGCACCAAGCCGCCATCCGCGATGTTGTAAACCGATTGCCCAACTTTTTCTTTTTCTGCCGTGATTTGATAACCATCACGAGTAAAAATGCGTTCAGAGAGCAGGTATTGTTGCTGGTGGCGGGTCATCACCACTTGGATCTGGTCAGGGTTAATTTGTTGCCAGTAACCTTGTTCAATGACGGCCGGTTCGCCATTGGCGTATTCATAGCGCGTTTGTGCAGTGTGATCTTTTTCTAAGGTTAAGCTGACACTAAAACCCGTTTGTTCGGTTGAACTTGCAAAATAGACGCCGCTCCATTCCAGGGTTGGGTCAATATTGGCCAAGGTTGCACAGCCTTGATATCGCTCGCCTTTGAGCAAGAGAGTTGAACGCCATTGATAGAAATTATCGCTCATGCCGTCTTTACACTGTCCTTGCTCAAGCAGCAGCTCACCTTGATCAAATTGATAGCGGCGTTGCTCGTTACTCAGTTGGGTACGCGTAATCGCGAACTGCTGTTTTTCGCCACCTAAAGGTTGGAATTGCAAGCCATCATCTACAAAGCGAATTGACCAGAAAGGTTCATTACCAAAGGCGCGAGTTGGGTTGGCGGCTTGCTCACAACCACGGCTTTCACGGCTCAGTTGGTTAACGCTCTGAACTTCAATTCGTGCCACGTAATCACCGTTAAAGCCAGTTTGGCTCGGCGGTGTTAACGTCCCCACCATTTCCCCATACAAGGGCTGATATGGACTTTGGCTGAGTGCAAGGGCCTCACGCAGTTGTTCTTGGGGTAAATTGAGCCAGTATTGTTGATGGCTACCGCACGGCGTAAAACGCCGCACTTCATGGCCTACAACCACCTCGCCACGCAACATAAAACTTTGTGGTTGGATGGTTTCGGGTTTATCGAGCGAAGCGGGGATGACTGGCGTTGGTTCTGGTTCTACTCTGGGGGATGAGATGTTGGAACACGCTTGCAGTAGCATAGTAAGCGAGATAACGCAGAGGGACGAAGCTCTCATTGATCAATTCCTTTGGCTCGATATGGATGGAGTACGGATTCAGTGGCCGAAATTATGGCATAAAGGCTATGACAAGCTAAACCGTCACAGGGTTCAATTGACAGAGTGCGGACACATAATCCCTTTGCTTGCGAAGTGTTTCGCAGTTTCTGGGCTGAGCGTTGGAGTGTGACGTTGTGAAAATACTGACGGCAGCATGTCGCTGCCGTTGATGAAGAATCCTGCTGCTTGGTGAGAACTGCGGGAGAGTGTTAGGAACGGTTTAGAACAAATGTTGGTGCAGGTAATGCGCGACGGCATCCTCTGCGTTACTGCCGATTACTTCATTATTCGGCAGGGCTTTAAACACTTTTTCATGAGCGGTACCCATGACTAAGCCTTTGCCTGCCATGGAGAGCATTTCGACATCGTTCATGCCATCACCAAATGCGATGCAGTTTTCTAAGCCCAGTTGCAGTGATTCCGCAACGGCTTGCAGAGCTTCCCCTTTCGACACGCCCGCGCACATCACTTCTAAACACCAAGGTGTTGAAAACGCGACATTAATTTTGTCACCAAAGCGTTGGTTAAGCAGCGTTTCGTACTGAACCAGATGTTCATGTTCTTGATTTTCGTGAGTAAAGAAAATCTTCGCGATGCCATCGGTCGGTGCATTATCAATATCAAAAACGCGATAGCTGAAACCTGAGTCTTCGTGGAAGTTACGCAAAACGTCATCTTCTTTGTTCAGCCTCCACTCATCATTGTGGTACAGGTGAACAAACAATTGTTCATCTTCCTTCACCACATCAATGATGGCTTGTACCAAATCTTGTGGTACGTTTTTGCTGTACATCAGTTGGTCATTTTGGTCATGCACACGAGCGCCGTTGGAGGTGATCATGTAAGCCGGAATCCCTGCAATTTCACGAATACCAGCCACATCAATATGGTGACGACCAGTGGCAAAAATGAAAGTGAAACCTTGGTCATGCAGCTGTTTGAGCGTTTGTTTTGAAAAATCACTCAACTGATGGTTAGGGGCGAGTAAGGTACCGTCGAGATCCGACGCCACGATTTTATAAAGCTGTTCTTGTGCGAAAGTGGTCATAAAGTTCTCATGTTTCACTGTAGGCAGGATGACCTGTCACCCTATGGCTTGTTAGTGTAGTGGAATTAAATGCGGAAAAAGAGGGTAAACCTCTCTTGTGGTTTTTCCTCAATTTTAAGCTTGCACTGAATGAGTCGAAAAGAAGCGTAAAATATGCGCCAACGCCTGATCACGATAAGCATCTTGCTCAAAAAGTAGTTCATGTCGAGCACCTAAAATTGTCTGCAACTCGGCATATTGTTGAGTCCGCGACAGTTTCTTGAGTAGCCGGTTTTGTGCTTGATTACAGACGATTGCTTCTTCTTCCGCTTGTAAGATCAACATGGGTATTTTGATCTGTCTTGTCATTTGTAAGCACTGTTTAGTGGCGAGCAAACTTTGCCAGACCCAACGATGACTAGGGCCACCAATTTGTAATTCGGGATGTGCTTCATACAGCTCTCGAAACAGTCGGTAGCGGATTTCACTGTGCGTTAGTAGATTGAGATGAAAAGGTTTGGGGTGATAAGCCCCATAACCCGGCGCATAGGTTGGCTGCGGCGAAAATGCTGTCATCAATTGGGTGATGAGTGGGGCAATGGGGCGCAGATACCAAGGCATATTGACCCCAAACATTGGGGCGCTCATGGCTACGGCATGAAAAGGGTGGTTTGGCGTAGTTTGAAGATAGCGTGTTGCGACAGCTCCCCCCATGGAGTGAGCCAGTAAAAAACGTTGCTGGTAGCCGTTGAGATCGAAATGTGCGACCAAGCCTTGTAAATCAGTCACATAATCTTGGAATTCATGGACATAGCCGATTTGTCGATCTTCGGTCAAGCGATCTGATAGCCCTTGGCCTCGATGATCGTAGGTATAAACATCAAAACCTTGGCAAAAAAGGTCATAACACAGTTCTTGATATTTCCACGCTGATTCAATACGACCATTCACGATCACAACCGCTTTTTGGTGTGCCGGATGTTTTAGACTGCACCAATAAATGTGCTTTTTATCAAAACTGCGATAAGTTCCTTCATGGCGATTGTGCCACACTTGAGCTATCTCAAAGTTGAGAGCTTGCTCCAAGAGAGACTCTTGCGTATAAGGATGAGGTTTTTTGTCAGAGTTCATAAGTCGATGATTTTTTTTGCGCGTTGGCATTTGGCCTCTGTTGGCTAGCATAAGTCAGGAATGAGGAATTGCAATGGATATCCATGTTTGGCTTGCCTATGTGCTGACGGCGATTGTGTTTAGTTTGGCTCCCGGCTCAGGTACGGTCAATTCGATCAGCAATGGTTTAAGTTATGGTACACGCCACTCGCTTGGGGCGATCATCGGTTTGCAGATCGGTTTGGCTTGTCACATTGTGTTGGTTGGGGTGGGGATTGGTGCCTTGGTGGCTCAATCGGCGTTTGCGTTCTCCCTAATTAAGTGGGTGGGGGCGGCCTATTTACTGTGGCTAGGTATTCAAAAATGGCGTGATAGTACTCCATTGGCCACGATCTCTCCGCAGGCGGAGCTCTCACAATTGGCGCTCTTGCGTAAAGCGGTATTGATTAACCTGACTAACCCTAAGTCTATTGTGTTTTTGGTGGCATTATTTCCACAGTTTATTGATCCAACAAGGAATCAATTGCCACAGTTCTTGGTTCTCGGTCTGACAACCGTTACCATTGATGCCATTGTCATGTTCGGATACACCGCGTTGGCTGCTCAGTTGGGGCGGTATATCCGTTCTCCAAACGTAATGAACAAAATGAATAAATTGTTTGGTTCGATGTTTATGGGTTGCGGAATGTTATTGGCAACCGCCAAAGCCTAAAACAAAGCCGCTCTTTGAGGAAGCCATGTACACTACCTATGTTGCACGCCAACCGATATTGAATGCGAAACGACACACGTTAGGTTATGAACTACTGTTTCGTGATGGAGAGAAAAACTCATTTCCTGAGTACATGGATGCGGATCGGGCTACCTATCGACTCATCGTTGAAAACTTTTTATCCATGGGAACCAATCCACGGATTGCTCACTCACGCTGTTTTATCAATTTTCCGCATAAAAGCCTGATTCGGCGTTTGCCATTAACGCTGCCGCGTGAACAGATTGTGGTGGAAATACTCGAAACTTGCCAACCCACCGATGATCTCTTTGAGGCGATACAAGAGTTGAGTCAGCGTGGTTACTTGCTAGCCTTGGATGACTTCGTCTACTCACCCGCGTGGGAGCGCTTTCTGCCTTATGTGCAGATTGTCAAAATTGACATCATGGCGATGGGATTGGACAAGGCGTGTGAGTTTGTGCGTGATCGTCTATCGCAGGGAAGTCGCCGCCGCTTTTTAGCTGAGCGAGTTGAGACCGAAGATGAGTTTCACCAAGCACGCCATGCTGGTTTTACTTTCTTCCAAGGTTATTTTTTCAGTAAACCCGAAATTATTAAGCAGCGTTATGTTAGCCCTGAGCATGTCATTGCGATGCAGCTGTTTAATGAAGTTTGCCAGCCTGAAGTGGATTATGTCCGAGTTGAACGATTGGTGGCGCAAGATCTCGCGCTCTCTTATAAGCTACTGCGCTTTGTGAATACCATGTCGGATCGACTCTCGGTGTCGATTTCTTCATTTCGACAAGCCTTGGTTTACTTAGGGCAGGATAAACTGCGGATCTTTGTCTCTTTAGCGGTGGCCTCTTATATTTCTTCCACGAAGCCGAAAGAGTTGTACAACTTATCGTTGCAAAGAGCACAATTTTGCCAATTGATGGCGACGCACCCACATTTTAAAGCCTATCGTGATCAAGCATTTCTCATTGGTATGTTTTCGGTTTTGGACGCGTTACTGGATACCTCGATTGATCAATTGGTGGAACAGCTACCGCTAGCCGATGACGTGAAGCAGGCATTGCGAGATCGAGAAGGCCCATTAGGAACCTTACTTGATTTGGAAGAGTGTTTTGAACAAGCGGATTGGCAAGGGGTTGAAAAACATTGTGAGCAACTTGGTTTCGATTTGGAAGATGTTCGTCAGGAATTGATTGAAGCCCAGCGTTGGAGCCAGGACATCAATCGATTAATTTAGTGAGGTGGCCGGCCAGCCCGACTCTGAGGGTGTAGGACAATAAAGGCTGACCGACCAAATAGAGTTAACCTTTCTGCACCTTGTGTTTTTTTAGTTTATTGCCTCGGCAATTTATTTCAGCCAAGCGTTGAGCATCCACACTAGCTTCTCTTGTTCACGGATGTAATCGCTCATTAACGCAGACGTCCCTTCATCCCCTGCTTTACCCGCAAGTTCTGAAATCTCACGTTGTTGGTGGAGTAGGATACTAAAACCCTCCACTAGCCCGCGCATGCTGCTATGGCCATCAAGCGAGTCAGTATGTTCCTTGATTTGCGCTGCTTTGAGATAACCGCTAAAGCTGTGCATAGGTCTAGCGCTAAGCGTCAAAATACGCTCTGCCAATTCATCAATTTTTAGCTGTAAGTCGGTATAGATCTCTTCAAACTTTGCGTGCAATTCAAAAAACTCTTTACCTTGAATATTCCAGTGGTAACCACGGGTATTCATGTAAAACACTTGATAGTTAGCGAGTAAGTTGTTGAGTGCATTCGCCAGTTTTTGACTTTGTGTGGTATCAAGACCAATCAAATTCGTATTCATGTTACACCTCTCAGTTATGTGTGCTGCCTTGCGGCTTGAATCAAGAATAAGCGGAGAGGGTGGTGAAGGAAATTTGCTTTTTTTGATTTATTCAATAGCCACAGACTATCAAGGGAGAATGGGATGTGACCTTTTGCGGGAGATTGACTCAAGATTAACAGGCATGGACGAAGAGTCTTTATAGTGCAATGAAAAACAGGAACTGAATGTGCAGCAACGAGTCTTTTTCTTTGATTTATTGAGAGCGATCGCCGCGGTAGCCGTGATTGCGATTCATGTATTAGCTCCCTATCGCGATTTGTTAGGGGTGATCCCTTTCGCTGAGTGGCTCACCGCTGTTACGGTTAATGGAGTAAGCCGTTGGGCGGTGCCAGTATTTATTATGATCTCAGGAGCGCTCATGTTGAGCGATCGTAGGCCTTTTGCGCTGCGTTATTACCTAGAGCGGCGATTGGGTAAAGTGCTTATCCCCTTTGTGGTTTGGTCACTGTTTTATGCCGTTTTATCTGGTTGGAGTGCCTCTGGCTTTGATGGTGCAATCGCATGGCAAACTTTACTCTCAAGTCCACAGCATGAAACCTATTACCACCTAGGCTTTTTCTATTACTTTATTCCACTTTATTTAGTGATCCCTTTCCTGCAATGGGGCGTTCAACGCTGTGACAATTCTGCGTTTTACGCTTTAGTGGCGGTGTGGTTGCTGACCACAGCACTGAATTTGCTAAGGCTAGATGGGCCTTGGAGTAATGATTTGTGGCTATTTTCAGGGTATTTACCACTCGGTTATCTACTTTATCAAAAGTGGCCATTACACCGTCGGAGTGTATTGGGGATAGCCTTAATTGGACTGGTTTCACTTTATATAACGGTACATGGCGTGGTGATGCTTAGTCTGGCCGAGAATGAGTACAGCGTTGGACGTTGGTTTTCATACAAGACGATCAATGTTGTGTTGATTGCGAGTATGGTGTTTATCTTGGCGCGAGCCTTAGCCACTAAGCTGCCGTTGAGTTGGCAGCGAGGTGTTAGCTTTGTCAGTCGACACAGCTTGGGCATCTATCTATTGCATCCTATTTTTCTCTGGCCAATGAAAGCGTATGGCTGGTGGCAAGGAAATCCAGCGTGGGTGATCCCACTCTGGATTGTCATCAGCGGAGCGGGATCATTGTGGGTCAGCTGGCTATTCTCACGCAGCTCTAAAACACGTTGGCTGTTGCCTTAGCGTTTTAAGGCGAAATGCAGAAATTGGGTACCACGGTAGGTAAGAGTGCCTTTATCACCGGGATTGAGCGCATGGAAATAATGAATGCCAACTTGAAACTCGCGTTTAGGCCCTACCCGCCCTTTTTGCACGTAAATCCAAAACTCTTGATCGTCTTGGCCGGGAAGTGGGTGAGGAATATCGATAACCTGCTTATCTAGAATCGTCACGTCAGCAGTTTTCTCTGGTGCATTTTCTCCATGAATGTGGCGACGATAGAAGTGGCCGAAAAACCAAAGTGCAGCAATAATCAATAAAGCTAAAGAGATCAACAGAGTGTAGGGCATGTCCGCCTCCTATGCGAAATACGCAGCCATTTTAGCGAATGACGTATTTTGCCAAGTAATTTGTGAGTAGAAAGAGACGTCAGGCGATAATCCGGTGAGATTTTTCGGCTTACCTCACATTTTGTTGGTCGTTGAACTGCTAACAATTGGATATTGCTGCTTTGGCTGTTAGAAAGGAAACGATAGGTGAGGATAGCGCAGGAGGGCGAATATGTCAGAAATTGAACAAGTTGTTCTACGTACGCGAAAACTCGAAACCTTATTGCGCGAGCAATACCATGCTGAAGGAAAAGGGTTGCATCAACTGGTGAGTAGCTGTGAAGAGCGTTTGCCGCATGATGTGATAAAGAAACTTCGCTATGTCGCGACCATTCGCAATAAATTGATGCATGAAGATGGTTATCAATTAGACAATCGCAAAGCATTTTTGGCGGTCTGCCAAGAGTGTGAAGATGAGTTAACCCCAAGAAGTGGAAAATTTGTTTGGCGGCTTGCTTTTATGCTGATGGTATTGATGACGTTGGGAGCAATATTTTTCTATTACTTGCACTGGGAAGAGCTGTCACAGCACTTGCAGTAAATGAAATTCTGGAAACAAAAAAGGACGCAATCGCGTCCTTTTTTGTTTTTAAACAGTGACTTAATACATCATGGGCAGTGTCATTAGGCCAATGATTACTGCGATCATAACGAGTCCTTGTTTCTGAGATGAAGAAATCATAACACTGCTCCTGTATTGGTTTCTGATTCTATGAAAAAAGAATAAAACATTTATCAGGCCTGATCAATAGATCTCGGGCTAAACTTAAAAAAAACACAGTTCTTTTGGCTTAATGTTGGTTTTTATCGAGAGAAAAGGCATAGTTTTGAGATGTTTTAATCATAATCAGTGTGAGTGTTTATTGTTCCCCTGTGTGATTATCTTTTTGTTTTTATAGTGTTTTAATATTTTAACCTGTTGGTTTATCTTTGTTCTGCTTGTTCTTATGGGGTGTTGTATCTACTTGGTGCTTGGGTTTTTGCAAATTACCACTTTGTGAGAAAATAGCTTTAACTGTTGATAGTTGTTCTCATCTTATGGCTGGCCTGATGAGGATGTTTTTGTTTTTATTTGTTAAAACTGGCGTCTCATTGTTTTTTATGAAGTTTATGTTTATTTGTTCTTTATGTTTGATTATCTACATGATTTAAATGATTAATTTATTTTTTAAATTCCATTTTTATTGATTTTATTCTTTTGTTTTTTTTACGTTTTCTTTGTTTTTATTGGCTTGATGTCTGATTTTGTCTTTGTGTTCTTTGTTTGTGTTCTTTGTTTGTGTTCTTTGTTTGTGTTGGTTTGTTTCATTTGGTGTTCCGTCGAGATATCGGGATTTTCGATAATGATGAAGAGAATGATTCGCTAGCAAGATCCAACTTTTCACGTTCGCAGCTAGACATCAAAAGTGAGATCCCTACACTGGCGGCAGTTTAGGTGAAGGGGATGAGCATGTTGGGCTGGATTTCTGTCGTGTTGTCGGGGTTTATCAGCATTTCTGCTTATGGACATCAGAAAGTAAAACAAGCGGTGTTCTTCCGAGTCCTCAGCCTGCTTTTATTGGTGCTAATCATTTGGACGCAGAACGTAAATGCTACGTCAGAGCTTATTTGGGTCTCTTTGGGGCTGATGGTTTCCATGTTAGCGCATGGAGCTCGTTTGAATGTTCGCTACCATCGAGCCAGTTTTGTCCTGTTTTTAGCTGCTCAACTGTTTTTTAGTAAAGCGTTTTGGGTTCAATTATCAGGAGCCATGGTGTGGTGGTTGCCTGCCTTGTTAGTTGCAGCGAGCATTGTGGCGTTTTTCTTGCTGTTACCCCAAATAGACACTTTGATTTTTCCGGTCACGCTTATGGGGTTAATGCTCGTTCAAATGACTTGGGCTGCAGGGGAGTTGTGGTTGAAAGTGGCAACTTTAGCTTCTGGTACGGGATTTCTGGGGTGCCTCATTTATATTCTTTCGGCGGCTTTATTCGCTATCAATGATTATCGACGGCCACTTCCATTTGGTTATGTCCTCGTTTCTGCCACTTATTTGGTCGCTCAGGTGTTAATCTCTGCTTCTTTCGTGCTGTAAACGGTTCAAAAAAACCGCCTTGCGGCGGTCTCTTTACATCATATATTTACGGCGGATGTCCAATAGGGCAAAAATGCCAAAGATCAGTATCGACCATTTTTCCCACCGTTTCAGCGGCACTTTATCGCCAAATGCGCCAATGAAAATCAACATCTGCAAACCATGCATGATCAGCAAAAATGCGGTCATGATGTAGAGGGCAATTGCCGCATTGCCCGGAAATGGGGTAATGATGTTGACCAGCAAAACCAACCATACAAAACCAATCGCCGCTTTGGCTAACCAGAGTAGTGCTTTCATTGTTCATCCCTTATAAACAGCCGATAACAGACTTGTCCGGCACTCTTTTCACGGTGCAGATGCCAGTGAGGAGGCAACTCCGTCAGTGGCAGCTCTTTTTCGCACTCAATATAAATCATCGCTTGTGGCGAGAGCCAACCGTTTTGTTCGAGTAACTGAGTAGTTTCCTGTAACAAACCTTGTCGGAAAGGTGGATCAATAAACACCACGTCATAAGGTTTGCCTGATTGTCGCAAAAAGGCGAGAGCATCCGTGTGAATAAGCTCAATATTTTCTGCTTTCAGGCTCTGTACATTAGTTTTGAGTTGCTGAAAGGCGAGCGGGTTCAGCTCAAGCATGGTTACTTGGTTGGCTTGGCGTGATGCACACTCAAAGCCTAGGCCACCAGAACCGGCAAAAAGATCGAGACAGCGAGCATTTGGCACTTCTTGAGCAAGCCAGTTAAACAGCGTTTCTTTCACTCGATCGGTCGTCGGGCGTAGTCCTTCAGCATCATGTACGGGCAATTTTCGGCCGCGCCACAGACCGCTGATGATCCGAACTTGCCCTGTAGGGGCCTTTTTTTGTGATGGGTTTGGCTGGCGACGTCTTTGCATAGATTTTTTGACCGCTAATTAAGTGTTACTATACCTCGCTTGTCAGCCATTTGGCGTGACAACCCGAGTTAACATAAAAAACTGGGCAAAGTGTACCAAGCGAAGCAAAAAGTTTTCACTGCTTTGTCATTTTTTCTTTTCGGGGCCGCAATAATGGCCAAGAAAAGTCTGTATTAAAATAAAGCGATTCAGGATAGCTCCAGATGACGGAAAAAAAGAAGCGTGGCTTGTTGTCATGGCTTGGATTTGGTGACGAAGAGAAAAGCCAAACCACTGCAACGGATACTCAAACGCAGGATGAACCACAAAGCCAAGCCGATGTTGAAGCGGTAGCGATTCAAGCGGAAACTGCGTTAACAGAAACAGAAACAGAAACAGAAACAGAAACAGAAACAGAAACAGAAACAGAAACAGAAACAGAAACAGAAACAGCCACGGTTGAACCTGCACGTATTGTTGAACAAGAAAAACCGACCGAAAGTTTCTTTGCGCGTTTAAAGCGCAGTTTGAGTCGCACCAAAGCGAATATTGGCGCAGGCTTCTTTGGCCTGTTTAAAGGCAAAAAAATTGATGATGACCTGTTCGAAGAGCTCGAAGAACAACTGCTGATTGCCGATGTCGGCATGGATACCACCACCAAAATCATCACCAACTTGACGGCGAAAGCCTCTCGCCAACAACTACGTGATGGTGAAGCGCTGTATGGTTTGCTGAAAGAAGAGATGGCCGAGATTCTCTCTCAGGTTGAGCAACCATTGGTGATCGATACTGAGAAAAAACCTTACGTGATCTTGATGGTGGGCGTGAATGGTGTGGGTAAAACAACCACGATCGGTAAACTGGCTAAACAGTTCCAGGCGCAAGGCAAGAAAGTGATGCTGGCTGCGGGCGATACTTTCCGTGCCGCGGCGGTTGAGCAGTTACAAGTGTGGGGTGAGCGTAACCAAGTTCCTGTCATCGCTCAGCATACTGGCGCCGACAGTGCCTCCGTCATTTATGATGCGATTGAAGCGGCGAAAGCGCGCGGGATTGACGTGGTGATTGCGGATACCGCAGGTCGTCTGCAAAACAAAAGTAACCTGATGGAAGAGCTGCGCAAGATTGTGCGCGTGATGAAGAAGATTGATGACAGCGCGCCACATGAAA
It encodes:
- a CDS encoding acyltransferase; this encodes MQQRVFFFDLLRAIAAVAVIAIHVLAPYRDLLGVIPFAEWLTAVTVNGVSRWAVPVFIMISGALMLSDRRPFALRYYLERRLGKVLIPFVVWSLFYAVLSGWSASGFDGAIAWQTLLSSPQHETYYHLGFFYYFIPLYLVIPFLQWGVQRCDNSAFYALVAVWLLTTALNLLRLDGPWSNDLWLFSGYLPLGYLLYQKWPLHRRSVLGIALIGLVSLYITVHGVVMLSLAENEYSVGRWFSYKTINVVLIASMVFILARALATKLPLSWQRGVSFVSRHSLGIYLLHPIFLWPMKAYGWWQGNPAWVIPLWIVISGAGSLWVSWLFSRSSKTRWLLP
- a CDS encoding Dps family protein — its product is MNTNLIGLDTTQSQKLANALNNLLANYQVFYMNTRGYHWNIQGKEFFELHAKFEEIYTDLQLKIDELAERILTLSARPMHSFSGYLKAAQIKEHTDSLDGHSSMRGLVEGFSILLHQQREISELAGKAGDEGTSALMSDYIREQEKLVWMLNAWLK
- a CDS encoding lysoplasmalogenase is translated as MSMLGWISVVLSGFISISAYGHQKVKQAVFFRVLSLLLLVLIIWTQNVNATSELIWVSLGLMVSMLAHGARLNVRYHRASFVLFLAAQLFFSKAFWVQLSGAMVWWLPALLVAASIVAFFLLLPQIDTLIFPVTLMGLMLVQMTWAAGELWLKVATLASGTGFLGCLIYILSAALFAINDYRRPLPFGYVLVSATYLVAQVLISASFVL
- a CDS encoding DUF2500 domain-containing protein, encoding MPYTLLISLALLIIAALWFFGHFYRRHIHGENAPEKTADVTILDKQVIDIPHPLPGQDDQEFWIYVQKGRVGPKREFQVGIHYFHALNPGDKGTLTYRGTQFLHFALKR
- a CDS encoding DUF1145 domain-containing protein, producing the protein MKALLWLAKAAIGFVWLVLLVNIITPFPGNAAIALYIMTAFLLIMHGLQMLIFIGAFGDKVPLKRWEKWSILIFGIFALLDIRRKYMM
- the ftsY gene encoding signal recognition particle-docking protein FtsY, which translates into the protein MTEKKKRGLLSWLGFGDEEKSQTTATDTQTQDEPQSQADVEAVAIQAETALTETETETETETETETETETETETETATVEPARIVEQEKPTESFFARLKRSLSRTKANIGAGFFGLFKGKKIDDDLFEELEEQLLIADVGMDTTTKIITNLTAKASRQQLRDGEALYGLLKEEMAEILSQVEQPLVIDTEKKPYVILMVGVNGVGKTTTIGKLAKQFQAQGKKVMLAAGDTFRAAAVEQLQVWGERNQVPVIAQHTGADSASVIYDAIEAAKARGIDVVIADTAGRLQNKSNLMEELRKIVRVMKKIDDSAPHEIMLTLDAGTGQNAISQAKLFSDVAPITGITLTKLDGTAKGGVIFAIADQFQIPIRYIGVGEKIDDLRPFATQEFIDALFSREE
- the rsmD gene encoding 16S rRNA (guanine(966)-N(2))-methyltransferase RsmD is translated as MQRRRQPNPSQKKAPTGQVRIISGLWRGRKLPVHDAEGLRPTTDRVKETLFNWLAQEVPNARCLDLFAGSGGLGFECASRQANQVTMLELNPLAFQQLKTNVQSLKAENIELIHTDALAFLRQSGKPYDVVFIDPPFRQGLLQETTQLLEQNGWLSPQAMIYIECEKELPLTELPPHWHLHREKSAGQVCYRLFIRDEQ